A genome region from Brassica oleracea var. oleracea cultivar TO1000 chromosome C2, BOL, whole genome shotgun sequence includes the following:
- the LOC106322494 gene encoding cytochrome P450 71B11-like: MSLWYIIVALVFFAFILIAKNTSKTKKNLPPGPRRLPIIGNLHQLGSQPHRSMFKLSHKYGSLMSLKFGSVSSVVASTPETVMDVLKTFDVDCCSRPYLTYPARISYNLNDLVFCPYNKYWREVRKMTVVELYTAKRVQSFRHVREEEVASFVDFIKQSASLESPVNFNQKLLKLSGSVICRVAFGINLKGSKLEKTYEQVIVEAFQVLGSFAAADYFPFFGKIIDRITGLHGKCEKVFEAIDSFFDQAIKHHLENESIKDDIVELLLKMERGEGLGEYQLTRNHTKGILLNILTAGIDTSAQTVTWVMTHLIANPRVMKKVQAEIREVIQSKDHITEDDIERLEYLKMVIKEAFRITPLVPLLVPREASKDVKIAGYDIPKKTWIHVNIWAVHMNPSVWKDPEAFIPERFMDNEIDYRGANFELLPFGSGRRMCPGMGMGLALVHLTLINLLYRFDWNLPEGMKAEDVDLEESYGLVCPKKVPLELIPVLTQWT; this comes from the exons ATGAGTTTGTGGTATATCATTGTTGCACTCGTCTTCTTTGCATTCATACTCATTGCAAAGAACACGAGTAAGACAAAGAAGAATCTACCTCCTGGACCACGGAGACTTCCCATAATAGGCAACTTGCACCAATTGGGATCGCAACCTCATCGTTCAATGTTCAAACTGTCTCACAAATATGGCTCTCTAATGTCCCTAAAGTTTGGAAGCGTATCTAGTGTTGTGGCATCAACACCAGAGACTGTAATGGACGTCTTGAAAACATTCGATGTAGATTGTTGCTCACGACCTTATTTGACGTACCCTGCAAGAATATCATACAATCTAAACGATCTCGTCTTTTGTCCTTACAACAAATATTGGAGGGAAGTACGAAAGATGACAGTTGTTGAACTCTACACAGCAAAAAGGGTACAATCATTTCGACATGTAAGAGAAGAAGAAGTAGCCTCCTTTGTTGATTTCATCAAGCAGTCTGCTTCACTGGAGAGCCCAGTTAATTTCAACCAGAAGTTACTGAAACTGTCCGGAAGTGTGATATGTAGGGTTGCATTTGGGATCAATCTTAAAGGGAGTAAACTTGAGAAAACCTATGAACAAGTCATTGTAGAAGCATTTCAGGTGTTGGGGAGTTTTGCAGCAGCAGATTACTTCCCGTTTTTTGGTAAAATCATCGATAGGATCACGGGGTTACATGGAAAATGTGAGAAGGTTTTTGAGGCAATAGATTCGTTTTTCGATCAAGCTATAAAGCATCACCTTGAAAATGAGAGCATTAAGGATGATATCGTTGAGTTGCTCCTCAAGATGGAAAGGGGAGAGGGACTTGGAGAGTATCAACTTACTCGAAACCATACTAAAGGAATTCTTCTG AACATTCTTACTGCTGGAATAGACACTTCTGCTCAAACTGTGACATGGGTGATGACACATTTGATTGCAAACCCTAGAGTTATGAAGAAAGTGCAAGCAGAGATAAGAGAAGTGATCCAAAGCAAAGACCACATTACAGAAGATGATATAGAACGGCTTGAGTATCTCAAAATGGTGATTAAAGAAGCATTTAGGATAACACCGCTTGTGCCACTTCTAGTTCCAAGAGAAGCTTCAAAAGATGTAAAAATCGCAGGTTATGACATTCCAAAGAAAACATGGATCCATGTCAACATATGGGCTGTTCATATGAATCCAAGCGTCTGGAAAGATCCGGAAGCTTTCATCCCGGAGAGGTTTATGGATAATGAGATTGACTATAGAGGTGCAAACTTTGAGTTGTTGCCATTTGGTAGTGGAAGAAGAATGTGCCCTGGTATGGGTATGGGACTAGCTTTGGTACACCTGACACTTATCAACCTTCTTTACCGATTCGATTGGAACCTTCCTGAAGGAATGAAAGCTGAAGATGTTGATCTTGAAGAATCATATGGGCTTGTTTGTCCTAAGAAAGTTCCTCTTGAGCTTATCCCTGTCCTTACCCAGTGGACTTAA
- the LOC106324611 gene encoding cytochrome P450 71B11-like, whose amino-acid sequence MSLWYIVVALVFFAFILIAKNTRKTKKNLPPGPPGVPIIGNLHQLGSHPHRSLLKLSQKYGPLMSLKFGSVYTVVASTPETVKDVLKTFDVDCCSRPYLTYPARITYNLKDLSFSPYDKYWREVRKMTVVELYTAKRVQAFRHVREEEVSSFVDFIKQSASLVNPVNFNKKLLELSGSVICKVGFGIKLKGSKLEKTYDQVIVQAFQVLGSFAAADYFPFFGRIIDRITGLHGKCERVFKTLDSFFDQAIKHHLDDESIKDDIVELLLKMERGEVGLGEYQLTRNHTKGILLNILIAGIDTSAQTVTWVMTHLITNPRVMKKVQAEVREVIQSKDNISEDDIKQLEYLKLVIKETFRITPLVPILIPREASKDLKIGGYDIPKKTWIRANIWAVHMNPSVWKDPEAFIPERFMDNEIDYRGLNFELLPFSSGRRMCPGMDMGLALVHLTLINLLYRFDWKLPDGMKAEDVDLGESYGLVCPKKTPLELIPVLTQWT is encoded by the exons ATGAGTTTGTGGTATATCGTTGTTGCTCTCGTTTTCTTTGCATTCATACTCATTGCAAAGAACACGAGGAAGACAAAGAAGAATCTACCTCCTGGACCACCAGGAGTTCCCATAATTGGCAACTTGCACCAATTGGGATCGCATCCTCATCGTTCCTTGCTCAAACTATCCCAAAAGTACGGCCCTCTAATGTCCCTGAAGTTTGGAAGTGTGTATACTGTTGTGGCATCAACACCAGAGACTGTTAAGGACGTCTTGAAAACATTCGATGTAGATTGTTGCTCACGACCTTATTTGACGTATCCTGCAAGAATCACATACAACCTAAAGGATCTCAGCTTTTCTCCTTACGACAAATATTGGAGGGAAGTACGAAAGATGACAGTTGTTGAACTCTACACAGCAAAAAGGGTGCAAGCTTTTCGACACGTAAGGGAAGAAGAAGTGTCATCCTTTGTGGATTTCATCAAGCAGTCTGCTTCACTAGTGAATCCAGTTAACTTCAACAAGAAGTTACTGGAACTGTCTGGAAGTGTGATATGCAAAGTTGGTTTTGGGATCAAGCTTAAAGGGAGTAAACTTGAGAAAACCTATGACCAAGTCATTGTACAAGCATTTCAGGTGTTGGGGAGTTTTGCAGCAGCAGATTACTTCCCCTTTTTTGGTAGAATCATCGATAGGATCACCGGGTTACATGGCAAATGCGAGAGAGTTTTCAAGACATTAGATTCATTTTTTGATCAAGCTATAAAGCATCACCTTGATGATGAGAGCATTAAGGATGATATCGTTGAATTGCTCCTCAAGATGGAAAGGGGAGAGGTTGGACTTGGAGAGTATCAACTTACTCGAAACCACACCAAAGGAATTCTTCTA AATATACTTATTGCTGGAATAGACACTTCTGCCCAAACTGTGACATGGGTGATGACACATTTGATTACAAACCCGAGAGTTATGAAGAAAGTGCAAGCAGAAGTGAGAGAAGTGATCCAAAGCAAAGACAACATCTCAGAAGATGATATAAAACAACTCGAATATCTCAAACTGGTGATCAAAGAAACATTTAGGATAACACCCCTAGTGCCAATTCTAATTCCAAGAGAGGCTTCAAAAGATTTAAAAATCGGAGGTTATGACATTCCAAAGAAAACATGGATCCGTGCCAACATATGGGCCGTTCACATGAATCCGAGCGTATGGAAAGATCCAGAAGCATTCATCCCCGAGAGGTTCATGGATAATGAGATTGACTATAGAGGTCTAAACTTTGAGTTGTTGCCGTTTAGTAGCGGAAGGAGAATGTGCCCTGGTATGGATATGGGTTTGGCTTTGGTGCACTTGACCCTGATCAATCTTCTTTACCGTTTCGATTGGAAGCTTCCAGATGGAATGAAAGCTGAAGATGTTGACCTTGGAGAATCATATGGACTTGTCTGTCCTAAGAAAACTCCACTTGAACTTATCCCGGTCCTTACCCAGTGGACTTGA
- the LOC106324612 gene encoding deSI-like protein At4g17486 isoform X2 — MLCRMVVVNGRKKKPGLVPVYLNVYDLTPINGYAYWLGLGVYHSGVEVHGVEYGFGAHEHSTTGIFEVEPKQCPGFTFRKSILIGRTELDPQQVCAFMEKLAKGYCGNTYHLITKNCNHFCNDVCVRLTRRSIPSWVNRLARFELNEAKVRQVRSKEEKIPEVKKLRSRSSRFPPSSSLSSSGSLNRNRRGERRRQRLPPTPPVSA, encoded by the exons ATGTTGTGTAGAATGGTGGTGGTGAATGGCCGGAAGAAGAAACCCGGTTTGGTTCCGGTTTACTTGAATGTATACGATCTCACTCCCATTAATGGCTACGCTTACTGGCTAGGACTTGGAGTCTACCACTCTGGTGTTGAAG TTCATGGGGTTGAATACGGTTTCGGAGCTCACGAGCATTCAACAACGGGGATCTTTGAGGTGGAACCGAAGCAGTGTCCAGGCTTCACTTTCAGGAAGTCTATTTTGATTGGAAGAACAGAGTTGGATCCTCAACAAGTCTGTGCCTTTATGGAGAAGCTTGCCAAAGGGTACTGCGGAAACACGTACCATCTCATTACCAAGAACTGTAATCACTTCTGCAACGATGTTTGTGTTCGTCTGACAAGAAGATCTATCCCTAGTTGGGTTAACCGTCTTGCTCGCTTCG AGCTGAACGAGGCAAAGGTGAGGCAGGTGAGATCAAAAGAGGAGAAGATCCCGGAAGTGAAGAAACTTAGGAGCAGGTCAAGTAGGTTTCCACCTAGCTCTTCACTTTCTTCATCAGGTTCTTTAAACCGAAACCGAAGAGGTGAAAGGAGAAGACAACGTCTTCCTCCAACACCACCTGTGAGTGCTTAG
- the LOC106324612 gene encoding deSI-like protein At4g17486 isoform X1, with product MLCRMVVVNGRKKKPGLVPVYLNVYDLTPINGYAYWLGLGVYHSGVEVHGVEYGFGAHEHSTTGIFEVEPKQCPGFTFRKSILIGRTELDPQQVCAFMEKLAKGYCGNTYHLITKNCNHFCNDVCVRLTRRSIPSWVNRLARFGLFCNCVLPAELNEAKVRQVRSKEEKIPEVKKLRSRSSRFPPSSSLSSSGSLNRNRRGERRRQRLPPTPPVSA from the exons ATGTTGTGTAGAATGGTGGTGGTGAATGGCCGGAAGAAGAAACCCGGTTTGGTTCCGGTTTACTTGAATGTATACGATCTCACTCCCATTAATGGCTACGCTTACTGGCTAGGACTTGGAGTCTACCACTCTGGTGTTGAAG TTCATGGGGTTGAATACGGTTTCGGAGCTCACGAGCATTCAACAACGGGGATCTTTGAGGTGGAACCGAAGCAGTGTCCAGGCTTCACTTTCAGGAAGTCTATTTTGATTGGAAGAACAGAGTTGGATCCTCAACAAGTCTGTGCCTTTATGGAGAAGCTTGCCAAAGGGTACTGCGGAAACACGTACCATCTCATTACCAAGAACTGTAATCACTTCTGCAACGATGTTTGTGTTCGTCTGACAAGAAGATCTATCCCTAGTTGGGTTAACCGTCTTGCTCGCTTCG GTTTGTTCTGCAATTGTGTTCTTCCTGCAGAGCTGAACGAGGCAAAGGTGAGGCAGGTGAGATCAAAAGAGGAGAAGATCCCGGAAGTGAAGAAACTTAGGAGCAGGTCAAGTAGGTTTCCACCTAGCTCTTCACTTTCTTCATCAGGTTCTTTAAACCGAAACCGAAGAGGTGAAAGGAGAAGACAACGTCTTCCTCCAACACCACCTGTGAGTGCTTAG
- the LOC106325385 gene encoding zinc finger protein 3 isoform X1, whose protein sequence is MDTSRDKQLPSDTSCIASSSTAFPCQDSLNKSQEQGFKDEEADANDSSQELNLIDCIDSQSCNGSDTSTEQKIFSCNYCQRTFYSSQALGGHQNAHKRERTLAKRGQRMAASASAFGHPYGFSPVPFHGQYNNRSLGIQAHSMSHKLSSYNGFGDHYGHVNWSRQSLDQQPAIGKLSSMDHFHHHHQHHMMMMDPSVISRSKNNMARSSSNIGRILVGSQPLEQWRGEGVLLSTNQDEQQKLDLSLKL, encoded by the coding sequence ATGGACACTTCGAGGGACAAACAACTTCCTTCAGATACCTCTTGCATAGCTTCCTCATCTACAGCTTTTCCATGTCAAGATTCTCTAAACAAGAGCCAAGAACAAGGTTTCAAAGATGAAGAAGCAGACGCTAACGATTCTAGTCAAGAACTCAATCTCATCGACTGCATAGATAGCCAGAGTTGTAACGGATCGGATACATCCACGGAACAAAAGATTTTCTCATGCAACTACTGTCAAAGAACTTTCTATAGCTCACAAGCACTTGGTGGTCACCAAAACGCACACAAGAGAGAGAGGACGTTGGCAAAGAGAGGGCAACGAATGGCAGCATCAGCTTCAGCTTTTGGACATCCTTACGGTTTCTCTCCAGTTCCTTTCCATGGACAGTACAACAACAGGTCTTTGGGGATTCAAGCGCATTCGATGAGCCACAAGCTAAGTTCATATAACGGGTTTGGTGATCACTATGGTCATGTCAACTGGTCAAGACAATCTCTTGATCAACAACCAGCAATAGGTAAACTTTCTTCAATGGATCATTTTCATCATCATCATCAGCATCACATGATGATGATGGATCCCTCAGTAATTTCACGGTCTAAAAATAACATGGCTAGATCATCAAGCAACATAGGAAGAATTCTAGTAGGGTCGCAGCCTCTTGAACAATGGAGAGGAGAAGGAGTATTGTTAAGCACTAATCAGGATGAGCAACAGAAGCTAGACTTGTCCCTCAAGCTCTAA
- the LOC106325385 gene encoding zinc finger protein 3 isoform X2 — protein MDTSRDKQLPSDTSCIASSSTAFPCQDSLNKSQEQGFKDEEADANDSSQELNLIDCIDSQSCNGSDTSTEQKIFSCNYCQRTFYSSQALGGHQNAHKRERTLAKRGQRMAASASAFGHPYGFSPVPFHGQYNNRSLGIQAHSMSHKLSSYNGFGDHYGHVNWSRQSLDQQPAIDHQAT, from the exons ATGGACACTTCGAGGGACAAACAACTTCCTTCAGATACCTCTTGCATAGCTTCCTCATCTACAGCTTTTCCATGTCAAGATTCTCTAAACAAGAGCCAAGAACAAGGTTTCAAAGATGAAGAAGCAGACGCTAACGATTCTAGTCAAGAACTCAATCTCATCGACTGCATAGATAGCCAGAGTTGTAACGGATCGGATACATCCACGGAACAAAAGATTTTCTCATGCAACTACTGTCAAAGAACTTTCTATAGCTCACAAGCACTTGGTGGTCACCAAAACGCACACAAGAGAGAGAGGACGTTGGCAAAGAGAGGGCAACGAATGGCAGCATCAGCTTCAGCTTTTGGACATCCTTACGGTTTCTCTCCAGTTCCTTTCCATGGACAGTACAACAACAGGTCTTTGGGGATTCAAGCGCATTCGATGAGCCACAAGCTAAGTTCATATAACGGGTTTGGTGATCACTATGGTCATGTCAACTGGTCAAGACAATCTCTTGATCAACAACCAGCAATAG ATCATCAAGCAACATAG
- the LOC106322616 gene encoding transcription initiation factor TFIID subunit 5-like: MDPEQVDEFVMGYLKKKGFNSAAKHLQESLHNNNGSSFSSIDYPNDPELTKLIRSFSQSENDPSRYREGYSKLRSWGYNSLDLYKHELLRVMYPVFIHCYMDLVGKGHTQEARSFFNSFRKDHEMVHLRDLQKLGGVLAPSHLQEMEFARSLRQSKINIKICQYSYDLLIQYLHRTESTLMLGIINEHINFQVYSGQPNSASDDIEAVTIVGSFHEIADHVNQKEIHWGLLEDSLEDRLEKTGGLLSDSEKGQGESKAGDDSKKRSAEIGKQGSSTKKLKKDKAGAATTKVARQETSTVLSSMPRVKPELAMPVMSTDVEESILEDLRNRVQLSSVAMPSVSFYTFVNTHNGLNSSSISHDGSLVAGGFSDSSIKVWDMARIGQAGSCALQDENNQTVGVNGRRNYTLLVGHSGPVYSATFSPPGDYVLSSSADTTIRLWSTKLNANLVCYKGHNHTVWDAQFSPFGHYFASCSHDRTARIWSMDRMQPLRMMAGHLSDVDCVQWHPNCNYIATGSSDKTVRLWDVQTGECVRIFIGHRSMVLSLAMSPDGRYMASGDEDGTIMMWDLSTARCITPLMGHNSCVWTLSYSGEGSLLASGSADCTVKLWDVSSSTKLTKAEEKNGNSNRLRSIRTFPTKSTPVHALRFSRRNLLFAAGAVSKHSS, translated from the exons ATGGATCCAGAGCAAGTAGACGAGTTCGTCATGGGCTACTTGAAGAAGAAAGGCTTCAACAGCGCTGCTAAACATCTCCAAGAATCTCTTCACAATAACAATGGCAGCAGCTTCAGCTCTATCGATTATCCCAACGATCCTGAGCTCACCAAGCTCATCCGCTCCTTTTCCCA ATCAGAGAATGATCCAAGTCGGTACCGTGAAGGTTACAGCAAGCTAAGGTCATGGGGCTATAACTCACTTGATCTTTATAAG CATGAGTTGCTTCGAGTGATGTATCCTGTGTTTATTCATTGTTATATGGATCTAGTGGGGAAAGGACACACTCAAGAAG CGAGATCCTTCTTTAACAGCTTCCGCAAGGATCATGAAATGGTACATTTACGGGATCTTCAGAAGCTGGGAGGCGTTCTTGCTCCATCTCATCTGCAG GAGATGGAGTTTGCTCGTTCTCTTAGACAAAGCAAGATCAACATCAAAATTTGTCAG TATTCGTATGATCTGTTGATTCAGTATCTACATAGAACAGAGTCTACTCTGATGCTTGGTATTATCAACGAGCACATCAATTTCCAAG TCTACTCAGGACAGCCTAACTCCGCATCTGATGACATAGAGGCTGTCACCATTGTTGGGAGTTTTCATGAGATAGCTGATCACGTCAATCAAAAAGAAATACACTGGGGA TTGCTTGAGGACTCGCTGGAAGATCGCCTGGAGAAGACGGGAGGTCTACTGTCTGATTCCGAGAAGGGACAAGGAGAAAGTAAAGCTGGGGATGATAGTAAG AAAAGATCCGCCGAAATTGGAAAGCAAGGCTCTTCCACAAAGAAGTTAAAGAAGGACAAAGCAGGAGCTGCAACAACAAAAGTTGCACGTCAGGAGACCAGCACGGTGTTGTCGTCGATGCCACGTGTGAAACCGGAACTTGCCATGCCAGTAAT GTCTACGGATGTAGAGGAATCGATCCTTGAAGACCTGAGAAACCGTGTGCAGTTGAGTAGCGTCGCAATGCCATCTGTCAGCTTTTATACATTTGTTAATACTCATAACGG GTTAAACAGTTCATCTATATCTCACGATGGATCTCTGGTTGCTGGTGGGTTCTCAGATTCATCAATAAAG GTCTGGGACATGGCGAGGATAGGACAAGCTGGCAGTT GTGCTTTGCAGGATGAAAATAATCAAACCGTTGGAGTAAATGGCAGAAGAAATTATACATTATTAGTGGGACACTCAGGGCCAGTGTACTCGGCCACTTTCAGTCCTCCCGGAGATTATGTTTTATCTTCTTCAGCAGATACAACAA TAAGGCTGTGGAGCACAAAATTAAACGCCAATCTCGTGTGCTACAAGGGACATAATCACACTGTATGGGACGCCCAG TTTAGCCCTTTTGGGCATTACTTTGCAAGCTGTTCTCATGATCGTACTGCACGGATTTGGTCAATGGATAGAATGCAACCTCTGCGTATGATGGCAGGGCATCTCTCTGATGTTGAT TGTGTACAGTGGCATCCTAATTGTAACTACATTGCAACCGGTTCTAGTGATAAGACGGTTAGACTCTGGGATGTACAAACAGGGGAATGTGTCAGGATATTCATTGGGCACAGGAGCATGGTTTTGTCATTGGCGATGTCACCAGATGGGAGATATATGGCCTCCGGTGATGAAGATGGAACCATAATGATGTGGGACCTCTCAACAGCTCGCTGCATCACACCTCTCATGGGCCATAACTCATGTGTCTGGACTCTCTCTTACAG CGGCGAGGGCTCTCTTCTGGCTTCTGGATCTGCAGACTGCACAGTGAAGCTGTGGGACGTCTCCTCAAGTACCAAATTGACAAAGGCTGAGGAAAA AAATGGGAACTCAAACAGACTGCGATCAATCAGAACTTTCCCCACCAAGTCCACACCAGTTCACGCTCTCCGA TTTTCTCGGAGAAATCTGCTGTTTGCTGCAGGAGCGGTCTCTAAACACTCGAGCTGA
- the LOC106319545 gene encoding cytochrome P450 71B11-like, with translation MNLWYTIFAIVFFASILVAKNTRKSKNNLPPGPPRLPIIGNLHQLGSKPHRSMFKLCEKYGPLMSLKFGNVSTVVASTPETVKDVLKTFDLDCCSRPYMTYAARITYNLKDLGFSPYSNYWRELRKLTVTELYAAKRVQSFQHVRKEEVASFVDFIKQSALLENPVNFSLKLMTLSGSVICRVAFGIRFQGSKIENTYDEVIQGIMEVVGSFAAADYFPVIGKIIDRITGLHSKCEKVFKVMDAFFDQAIEHHLDDESIKDDIIALLLEMERGELGLGGFKLTRSHTKGILLNIIAAGIDTSAQTVTWVMTHLIANPRVMKKVQAEVREVIKNKENITEEDIEQLEYLKLVIKETLRINTLVPLLIPREASKDIKIAGYDIPKKTWIHVNVWAIHRNPNVWKDPETFIPERFMDNEIDYKGLNFELLPFGSGRRMCPGMGMGLALVHLTLINLLYRFDWKLPGGMKAEDVDIEESYGLVCPKKIPLELIPVLTQWT, from the exons ATGAATTTGTGGTATACCATTTTCGCAATTGTCTTCTTTGCATCTATACTTGTTGCAAAGAACACAAGAAAATCAAAGAATAATCTACCTCCTGGACCACCAAGACTTCCTATAATTGGCAACTTGCACCAACTGGGATCCAAACCTCACCGCTCCATGTTCAAATTATGTGAAAAATATGGACCTCTAATGTCCCTCAAGTTTGGAAACGTGTCTACCGTTGTGGCCTCAACTCCAGAGACGGTGAAAGATGTCTTGAAAACATTCGACCTTGATTGTTGTTCACGGCCTTACATGACTTACGCTGCAAGAATCACATACAATTTAAAGGATCTAGGCTTTTCTCCATATAGCAACTATTGGAGGGAGCTACGAAAGTTGACAGTTACTGAACTGTACGCCGCGAAGAGGGTACAGTCGTTTCAACATGTGAGAAAAGAAGAAGTCGCATCGTTTGTTGATTTCATCAAACAATCCGCTTTACTGGAGAACCCGGTTAACTTCAGCCTCAAGTTAATGACATTGTCAGGAAGTGTGATCTGTAGAGTTGCATTTGGGATACGTTTTCAAGGGAGTAAAATTGAGAATACTTATGATGAAGTCATTCAAGGAATCATGGAGGTTGTTGGGAGTTTCGCAGCAGCAGATTACTTCCCTGTTATTGGCAAAATCATCGATAGGATCACAGGGCTACATAGCAAATGTGAGAAGGTTTTCAAAGTAATGGACGCTTTTTTCGACCAGGCTATAGAACATCATTTAGATGATGAGAGTATTAAAGATGATATCATTGCCTTGCTCCTAGAGATGGAAAGAGGAGAGCTTGGACTTGGAGGGTTTAAACTTACTCGAAGCCACACCAAAGGAATACTTCTG AACATTATTGCTGCTGGAATAGACACTTCTGCCCAAACTGTGACATGGGTGATGACACATTTAATTGCAAACCCAAGAGTTATGAAGAAAGTGCAAGCAGAAGTGAGAGAAGTGATCAAAAACAAAGAAAACATCACTGAAGAAGATATAGAACAACTGGAGTATCTAAAACTGGTGATCAAAGAAACATTAAGGATTAATACACTTGTGCCACTTCTAATTCCAAGAGAGGCTTCAAAAGATATAAAGATCGCGGGTTATGATATTCCAAAGAAAACATGGATCCATGTAAACGTTTGGGCTATTCATAGGAATCCAAACGTTTGGAAAGATCCTGAAACTTTTATCCCGGAGAGATTTATGGATAATGAGATCGACTATAAGGGTCTAAACTTTGAGCTCTTGCCGTTTGGTAGCGGAAGGAGAATGTGTCCTGGTATGGGTATGGGTTTGGCTTTGGTGCACTTGACACTTATCAACCTTCTTTACCGTTTTGATTGGAAGCTTCCTGGAGGAATGAAAGCTGAAGATGTTGATATTGAGGAATCATATGGACTTGTCTGCCCTAAGAAAATTCCACTTGAACTTATCCCGGTCCTTACTCAATGGACCTAA